In a single window of the Anaerolineae bacterium genome:
- a CDS encoding ABC transporter substrate-binding protein, with product MAKRKVTRRDFLRVSAAAAAGMLTGCMGPTPTPQVIKETVVVEKEVIVEKPAAKYREAPMLAERVAAGQLPPVEERLPVNPLVVGGREAIGEYGGEVRMIHFDPVWFVSNYDLNAERMLHYSDIDLRTIVPNILESWEVTPDGKSYTLHLRQGMKWSDGQPVTTEDVRFWWEDFYLNKELVASLPWQMRFGGEPMKVEIVDDFTFKITFAAPFGNFAAHLTRWEPSNVSPSIIAPSHYYKQFHPKYTDQAKLDAMAKEQGLENWAALFSQRAQWGLGVWQGPDWIIGFPTLSPWIIVERPQEGLFLWERNPYYWKVDMAGNQLPYIDRLRYDYVTNVEAVKLKLVQGELDILGQHDVTIADYPFYKENEARGNYIVGDYLSCMSDRYILFPQHYIADDPVLTQIVNHPNFVKALSVAIDRDEINESLFYGMARMGQASPMPNSKYYKEKYGTAWAQYDPELANKLLDEMGLDKRDSEGFRLRPDGQRLKFNIEHAGERVGPATDKLTAMVVTYWREVGIDATTKYVQESLYNERMLAYQVHCGVWHQDRCTDLLLHIQPQWFIPTGDPQQGTACSAWAVWYTAADRTAPGLIEPPDEIKRLYDLFDQVTATVDENERVQLMQQIFDYLADNPLQIGLVLECPAPLCFNKNLRNLPRPKVPIGWDTYGLSTYHPEAFFYEGGRRA from the coding sequence ATGGCAAAGCGCAAAGTAACCCGGCGTGACTTTCTGCGCGTATCGGCGGCGGCTGCAGCTGGAATGCTGACCGGCTGTATGGGCCCCACCCCTACTCCCCAGGTCATTAAAGAGACCGTCGTCGTCGAGAAGGAGGTCATTGTCGAGAAGCCGGCCGCGAAGTACCGTGAAGCTCCCATGCTGGCCGAGCGAGTGGCGGCTGGACAACTTCCACCGGTGGAGGAACGGTTGCCGGTGAACCCTCTAGTCGTGGGTGGCCGCGAGGCCATCGGAGAATACGGTGGCGAAGTGCGCATGATCCACTTTGACCCCGTATGGTTCGTCAGCAACTATGACCTGAACGCCGAGCGCATGCTCCACTACTCGGACATTGACCTGCGAACAATTGTGCCGAACATCCTGGAGAGCTGGGAGGTCACTCCGGATGGCAAGAGCTACACCCTACACCTGCGCCAAGGCATGAAGTGGTCAGATGGTCAGCCAGTGACCACAGAAGACGTCCGCTTCTGGTGGGAGGATTTCTATCTCAACAAAGAGCTCGTCGCCTCGCTTCCTTGGCAGATGCGCTTCGGTGGCGAACCTATGAAGGTGGAGATCGTGGACGACTTCACCTTTAAGATCACTTTCGCCGCCCCATTTGGCAACTTCGCCGCCCATTTAACCCGTTGGGAGCCCTCTAACGTCTCCCCCAGCATTATCGCTCCATCGCATTACTATAAGCAGTTTCATCCCAAGTACACCGATCAGGCCAAGCTGGACGCGATGGCTAAGGAGCAGGGGCTGGAGAATTGGGCGGCGTTATTCAGCCAGCGCGCGCAATGGGGATTGGGCGTCTGGCAAGGCCCCGACTGGATCATCGGCTTCCCCACCCTCTCGCCTTGGATCATCGTGGAACGTCCGCAGGAGGGTTTGTTCCTATGGGAGCGCAACCCATACTACTGGAAAGTAGATATGGCCGGCAATCAATTGCCCTACATCGACCGACTACGCTATGACTATGTGACCAACGTCGAAGCGGTCAAGCTCAAGCTGGTCCAGGGCGAGCTAGATATCCTCGGGCAGCACGATGTCACCATCGCCGATTACCCGTTCTACAAGGAGAACGAAGCCAGGGGCAACTACATCGTCGGCGACTATCTCTCCTGCATGTCCGATCGATATATTCTTTTCCCGCAGCACTACATCGCTGATGACCCGGTCTTGACCCAGATCGTCAACCACCCCAACTTTGTCAAGGCGCTTTCGGTGGCAATTGACCGTGACGAGATCAATGAGAGCCTGTTCTACGGCATGGCTCGCATGGGCCAGGCCAGCCCAATGCCCAACTCTAAGTACTATAAGGAAAAGTACGGCACGGCCTGGGCGCAGTACGACCCCGAGTTGGCCAACAAGCTGCTGGATGAGATGGGCTTGGATAAGCGCGATAGCGAGGGCTTCCGCCTGCGGCCCGACGGCCAGCGGCTTAAGTTCAACATCGAGCATGCAGGCGAGCGCGTCGGCCCGGCCACGGACAAGCTCACCGCAATGGTCGTCACCTACTGGCGCGAAGTAGGGATTGATGCGACCACCAAGTATGTGCAGGAGTCGCTCTACAACGAGCGCATGCTGGCCTACCAGGTGCATTGCGGCGTCTGGCATCAGGACCGCTGTACGGATTTGCTTCTGCACATCCAGCCGCAGTGGTTCATCCCGACCGGTGACCCCCAGCAGGGGACAGCCTGCTCCGCATGGGCCGTTTGGTACACAGCCGCAGATCGGACAGCTCCAGGCCTCATCGAGCCGCCGGATGAGATCAAGAGGCTCTACGACCTCTTTGATCAGGTGACGGCCACAGTGGATGAGAACGAGCGCGTCCAGTTGATGCAGCAGATCTTCGACTACCTGGCTGATAACCCGTTGCAGATCGGCCTAGTCCTGGAGTGCCCGGCTCCGCTCTGCTTCAACAAGAATCTGCGCAACCTGCCGCGGCCCAAGGTTCCCATCGGTTGGGATACCTACGGGCTTTCCACTTATCACCCCGAAGCGTTCTTTTATGAGGGCGGCCGGCGAGCCTGA
- a CDS encoding ABC transporter permease, with protein MLGYIVKRLLRMIPQVFLISVLAFIIIQLPPGDYLTEYLNRLRASGVTIDQYEVERFTKMYGLDRPMHEQYLKWITNIVTRFDFGYSFDWQKPVSEVITARIGTTFFIAFLSFIVCWSFAIPVGIYVAVRQYSIADYFFTFLGFIGLATPGFLLALVIMYVAYAHFGIRVGGLFSPEFEPLPWSWAKFVDMLKHLWLPVIVLAIGGTANLIRTVRATMLDELRKPYVTVARAKGLSEFDVLMRYPVRIAINPILSTFGWLLVWFFSGGMVVEIVLNLNTAGPVLWRALMRQDMYTAGAYTLIIGTLTALGSLISDILLAIVDPRIRFGGVESS; from the coding sequence ATGTTGGGTTACATCGTCAAGCGCCTTCTACGGATGATCCCGCAAGTGTTTTTGATCTCGGTCCTAGCGTTTATTATCATCCAGCTTCCGCCGGGAGATTATCTGACAGAATATCTGAACCGTCTGCGCGCCTCTGGCGTGACTATAGACCAATACGAAGTCGAGCGATTCACGAAGATGTACGGCCTTGACCGGCCTATGCATGAGCAATATCTCAAGTGGATCACCAATATTGTGACCCGGTTTGACTTCGGATACTCGTTTGATTGGCAAAAGCCCGTCAGTGAGGTCATCACAGCCAGAATTGGAACTACTTTCTTCATCGCCTTTCTCAGTTTCATTGTATGTTGGTCTTTCGCCATCCCTGTGGGCATTTATGTAGCAGTAAGGCAGTACTCTATTGCTGACTATTTCTTCACTTTCCTGGGCTTTATCGGCCTGGCTACGCCTGGATTTCTCCTGGCTCTGGTAATCATGTATGTGGCCTATGCTCATTTTGGCATCCGGGTGGGAGGGCTGTTCTCACCGGAATTCGAGCCGCTCCCCTGGAGCTGGGCCAAGTTTGTGGACATGCTCAAACATCTATGGCTGCCGGTCATCGTCCTTGCCATCGGCGGGACGGCCAACTTAATCCGTACAGTACGCGCCACCATGCTGGACGAGCTGCGCAAGCCCTATGTTACGGTCGCCCGTGCCAAGGGGCTCTCCGAGTTCGACGTGCTGATGCGGTACCCCGTGCGCATTGCCATTAACCCCATCCTCAGCACCTTTGGCTGGCTGTTGGTATGGTTCTTCTCAGGTGGCATGGTTGTGGAGATTGTGCTCAATCTCAATACAGCAGGCCCGGTATTATGGCGTGCCTTGATGCGACAGGATATGTATACGGCAGGAGCTTACACTTTGATTATCGGCACGCTCACTGCGTTGGGGAGCCTGATTTCTGACATCCTGTTGGCTATTGTGGATCCCCGCATCCGCTTCGGAGGTGTGGAATCATCATGA
- a CDS encoding RidA family protein: protein MVREVIVTSRAPAAVGPYAQAIRVGDFVFTAGQIGLDPVTGKLCEGLAAQTRQALDNLQAILEAAGSSLQDVVKTTIFLTDITHFPTVNAIYGGVFSNHPPARSTVQVAALPLGALIEIEAIALVRGEAEQPIAR from the coding sequence ATGGTTCGCGAAGTGATTGTTACCTCTCGTGCTCCTGCGGCGGTAGGACCTTATGCTCAGGCGATTCGAGTAGGTGACTTCGTTTTCACAGCTGGACAGATCGGCCTAGATCCCGTCACTGGTAAGTTGTGTGAGGGTTTGGCGGCGCAAACGCGCCAGGCCCTGGATAACCTGCAGGCGATCCTAGAGGCGGCTGGCAGCAGCCTGCAGGACGTGGTCAAGACCACGATTTTCCTGACGGATATCACCCACTTTCCCACCGTAAACGCCATATACGGTGGTGTCTTCTCTAACCATCCTCCCGCCCGATCCACTGTACAGGTTGCTGCATTACCCCTGGGCGCGTTGATCGAGATCGAAGCGATCGCCCTGGTGCGAGGCGAAGCGGAGCAACCTATTGCCCGCTGA
- a CDS encoding glutamate synthase-related protein translates to MNLRRPNANEATDTFNRSKNVVPMSGLCTTCWDGCKGSCEIWLSSFRGREVLYPGPFGEVTAGADKNYPVDYSHLNIQGYAIGADGLPEGVEVGPDTTIFHNVDTETEYGWTRKVKMKLPIFTGALGSTDIARKNWEHLAVGAAISGVTIVCGENVCGVDPGLELDRHGKIKRSPEMDRRVEIYRRFHDGYGELLVQMNVEDARLGVAEYVLSKHRLDTIELKWGQGAKCIGGEIKVPSLEQALELKQRGYFVFPDPAEPTVQKAYAEGSIRGFERHSRLGFVSREAFLQEIERLRSLGFRRITLKTGAYSAIELAMALRYGAEAQLDLITIDGAPGGTGMSPWPMMNEWGIPTFYLESLAYQFCEKLSRRGFRVPDIAIAGGFSTEDGVFKAIAMGSPYVKAVCMGRALMIPGMVGKNIGKWLEEGNLPRTVSRYGATVEAIFVCYEELAGKFGQEIKNIPLGAIAFYTFCQKFKTGLQQLMAGSRNFRISTISRKDLMALTEEAAKISGIPYVMDAYREEAEQILEA, encoded by the coding sequence ATGAACTTAAGAAGGCCCAATGCGAACGAGGCGACAGATACTTTTAACCGTTCCAAGAATGTTGTCCCTATGTCCGGGCTCTGCACTACATGTTGGGATGGATGCAAGGGCAGTTGTGAGATCTGGCTATCCTCTTTCAGAGGACGTGAAGTGCTCTATCCGGGACCTTTTGGGGAGGTTACTGCGGGAGCGGACAAGAATTACCCCGTGGATTATTCGCACTTGAACATTCAGGGCTATGCGATCGGAGCGGATGGCTTGCCGGAAGGCGTAGAGGTTGGACCTGACACCACGATCTTCCATAATGTCGATACGGAGACGGAGTACGGTTGGACTAGGAAAGTAAAAATGAAGCTCCCGATCTTCACAGGCGCGCTAGGCTCTACGGACATCGCTCGTAAGAACTGGGAGCATCTCGCAGTAGGAGCCGCCATCTCCGGGGTGACCATTGTCTGCGGTGAGAATGTGTGCGGTGTAGACCCCGGCCTTGAGTTGGATCGTCATGGTAAGATCAAAAGGTCGCCGGAGATGGATCGGCGAGTCGAGATTTATAGGCGTTTCCATGACGGCTACGGGGAACTCCTAGTCCAAATGAACGTAGAGGATGCCCGATTAGGGGTGGCTGAATACGTCCTATCAAAGCATCGCCTGGATACAATCGAGCTGAAGTGGGGACAGGGGGCGAAATGCATCGGAGGTGAGATCAAAGTCCCCTCGCTGGAGCAAGCACTTGAGTTGAAACAAAGAGGGTATTTCGTCTTCCCAGACCCTGCCGAGCCTACTGTACAGAAGGCATATGCAGAGGGAAGCATCCGGGGATTCGAGAGGCATTCTCGCCTAGGGTTTGTGAGCCGTGAAGCATTCTTGCAGGAGATCGAGCGTTTACGCAGCCTTGGGTTTCGGCGAATCACGCTCAAAACGGGAGCGTACTCCGCCATTGAATTGGCGATGGCATTACGCTATGGTGCTGAAGCGCAACTGGATTTGATCACGATAGACGGTGCTCCTGGTGGTACAGGAATGAGCCCATGGCCCATGATGAATGAGTGGGGAATCCCCACCTTCTATCTCGAATCCTTGGCCTATCAATTCTGCGAAAAGCTCTCTCGGAGGGGATTCCGGGTCCCGGACATCGCCATCGCCGGAGGCTTTTCTACTGAAGATGGTGTGTTCAAAGCGATTGCTATGGGAAGCCCTTATGTGAAGGCGGTGTGCATGGGCCGGGCCTTGATGATCCCTGGTATGGTCGGCAAGAACATCGGCAAATGGTTAGAAGAGGGCAATCTCCCCAGAACGGTCTCCAGGTATGGGGCCACTGTGGAAGCGATCTTCGTCTGTTATGAAGAACTGGCTGGGAAGTTCGGCCAAGAGATCAAAAATATACCTTTAGGGGCGATTGCGTTCTACACGTTCTGCCAGAAATTCAAAACAGGCCTACAGCAATTGATGGCTGGAAGCAGGAATTTCAGAATCTCAACGATTTCTCGCAAAGACCTCATGGCTTTGACGGAGGAAGCTGCAAAGATCTCCGGCATCCCATATGTGATGGACGCTTACCGGGAGGAGGCGGAGCAGATCTTGGAAGCATGA
- a CDS encoding ABC transporter ATP-binding protein, with product MYKNLVETDNEVLIEIKNLHMYFHLIEGTVRAVNGVDLKIKRGRTLGIVGESGCGKSMTAYSILRIVPPPGRIEGGEILYYRPVNKDNSSTATEVIDLAKLHPTSKEIRAIRGNEISMVFQEPMTAMSPVRTVGAQIMEVIELHQKVSKAEARERAIEMLARVRMPNPKKTIDDYPFQLSGGMRQRAVIAMALSCHPRLLIADEPTTALDVTTEAQILDLMRELQQELGMAIMYITHNLGVIAEMANEVAVMYLGKVVEQATVTDLFFNPLHPYTRALLKSIPQLDDAVARNHKQKRLQVIKGMVPDPYSVLKGCSFHPRCPDFIAGVCNQVEPKYIEAEAGHFVRCHLYSQP from the coding sequence ATGTACAAAAACCTGGTAGAAACCGATAACGAGGTGCTAATCGAGATTAAAAACCTACACATGTACTTTCACTTGATTGAAGGCACGGTTCGGGCCGTCAATGGCGTGGATCTAAAGATCAAGCGAGGTCGAACGTTGGGAATCGTCGGCGAGAGTGGCTGTGGCAAAAGCATGACGGCCTATTCCATTCTGCGCATTGTGCCTCCTCCTGGCCGGATCGAGGGGGGCGAGATTCTATATTATAGGCCGGTGAACAAAGACAACTCCTCTACGGCCACTGAAGTCATCGATCTGGCCAAGCTTCACCCCACCAGCAAGGAGATCCGAGCCATCCGGGGCAACGAGATCTCCATGGTATTTCAGGAGCCGATGACGGCGATGAGCCCAGTACGCACTGTAGGGGCTCAGATCATGGAAGTCATCGAGTTGCATCAGAAAGTGAGCAAGGCCGAGGCCCGGGAGAGAGCGATTGAAATGCTGGCCCGGGTCAGGATGCCTAACCCGAAGAAGACCATCGACGATTACCCTTTCCAGTTGAGCGGGGGTATGCGCCAGCGAGCCGTCATCGCGATGGCCCTCAGTTGTCATCCTCGCCTGCTTATCGCCGATGAGCCCACGACAGCGCTGGATGTCACCACCGAAGCGCAGATCCTGGACCTAATGCGAGAGCTCCAACAGGAGTTGGGGATGGCCATCATGTACATCACCCACAACCTAGGGGTGATCGCTGAGATGGCCAACGAAGTCGCCGTGATGTATTTGGGCAAGGTCGTCGAACAGGCTACCGTAACCGATCTTTTCTTCAACCCCTTGCACCCCTATACGCGGGCTCTCCTCAAGTCGATTCCCCAATTAGACGATGCGGTCGCTCGAAACCATAAACAGAAGCGCTTACAGGTGATCAAAGGTATGGTGCCCGACCCCTATAGCGTGCTCAAAGGATGCTCTTTTCATCCTCGATGTCCCGATTTCATCGCCGGAGTCTGCAATCAGGTGGAGCCCAAGTATATCGAGGCTGAGGCTGGGCACTTCGTCCGATGTCATCTGTATTCGCAGCCATGA
- a CDS encoding ABC transporter ATP-binding protein, giving the protein MQDQVHQAEPLLEVKGLKKYFPIERGFLRRVVGYVKAVDDVSFHIMEGETLGLVGESGCGKTTVGRSILRAIPPTSGQVLFRDPVLGRVDVSKLDAEQLRQVRRSMRMMFQDPYTSLNPRMTLLDIVGAPLRAMNIAKGKELEERVAELLRLVGLPPEYMRRYPHAFSGGQRQRIALARALAPNPKFVVCDEPVSALDVSVQAQILNLLKDLQEQLGLTYLFIAHDLSVVAHISDRVAVMYVGKLVEMAPTAELFASPKHPYTEALMSAIPRPDPRPREKRVLLTGEVANPANPPSGCYFHPRCLYAQEICRQEDPLLEEISPGHYVRCHRARELTLTGAVTVSVEV; this is encoded by the coding sequence ATGCAAGATCAAGTTCATCAAGCCGAGCCCCTGCTGGAAGTCAAAGGGCTGAAAAAGTATTTCCCGATCGAACGCGGCTTTCTCCGAAGGGTCGTGGGCTATGTGAAGGCCGTGGACGATGTGAGTTTTCATATCATGGAGGGGGAGACTTTAGGCCTGGTCGGCGAGAGCGGCTGTGGGAAGACCACAGTAGGACGCTCAATCTTGCGAGCTATCCCACCTACTAGCGGCCAAGTGCTTTTTAGAGATCCGGTTCTGGGACGTGTGGATGTCAGCAAACTTGATGCAGAACAACTGAGACAGGTCCGCCGCAGCATGCGCATGATGTTTCAGGACCCTTATACCTCTCTTAACCCGCGCATGACCCTGCTGGATATCGTCGGCGCCCCTCTGCGGGCGATGAACATCGCCAAAGGGAAAGAGCTAGAGGAGCGCGTCGCCGAGTTACTGCGGTTGGTGGGCCTTCCGCCGGAATATATGCGGCGGTATCCCCACGCCTTCAGCGGCGGCCAGCGACAGCGTATCGCCCTCGCGCGCGCCCTGGCGCCGAATCCCAAATTCGTCGTCTGTGACGAGCCGGTCTCGGCGCTGGACGTTTCCGTGCAGGCCCAGATCTTAAACCTGCTCAAGGACCTCCAAGAGCAATTGGGCCTGACCTACCTGTTCATTGCCCATGATCTGAGCGTCGTCGCCCACATTAGCGACCGCGTGGCAGTGATGTATGTCGGCAAGCTGGTCGAAATGGCGCCCACGGCTGAGCTTTTCGCCTCACCGAAGCACCCGTATACTGAAGCGCTGATGTCGGCCATTCCCAGGCCCGACCCACGGCCGCGAGAGAAACGCGTCCTGCTCACCGGCGAGGTGGCCAATCCGGCGAACCCACCTTCCGGCTGTTACTTTCATCCTCGGTGCCTGTATGCCCAAGAGATCTGCAGGCAGGAGGATCCCCTCCTTGAGGAGATCAGCCCGGGACACTACGTGCGCTGTCACCGGGCTAGGGAGCTCACACTGACCGGGGCCGTGACAGTTTCAGTGGAAGTTTAA
- a CDS encoding ABC transporter permease, translating into MNSLSSLVRGSRSLWRRGREGALEEKREEEFYRAGQWQLVWWKFRRHKLAQVAMIVLGIFYFIAIFAEFLSPHNPSHRYKEFTASPPAKIHIIDQQGRLRWPFIYGIVRERDPVTRRPVYKEDYSAIYPIRLFVRGNEYELWGLFKSDLHLLGTGDNERAPLFLLGSDNLGRDCLSRIFHGARVSLTVGLIGVGLSFFLGLILGGIAGYFGGVVDEVIMRVIDVLVSLPTIPLWMSLAAALPQDWPQLRVYFYITIILSVLGWTTLARTVRGKMLSLREEDYILAAKLDGESEWRIITSYMLPGFASYIIVSLTISIPGMILGETALSFLGIGLREPTISWGVMLQDAQNLQTISQLPWLLWPVAFVVTAVLMFNFLGDGLRDAADPYVA; encoded by the coding sequence ATGAACAGCCTGAGCTCACTGGTCAGAGGCAGCCGCTCTCTTTGGAGAAGAGGTCGAGAGGGGGCTCTCGAAGAAAAACGGGAGGAGGAATTCTACCGGGCTGGACAGTGGCAGTTGGTCTGGTGGAAATTCCGTCGGCATAAGCTGGCCCAAGTGGCCATGATCGTCTTGGGGATTTTCTATTTTATCGCCATCTTCGCTGAATTCCTCAGCCCGCATAACCCTTCGCATCGGTACAAAGAGTTCACCGCTAGCCCCCCAGCGAAGATCCACATCATTGATCAGCAGGGCCGGCTACGATGGCCTTTCATCTACGGCATCGTGCGCGAGCGTGACCCGGTCACCCGGCGGCCTGTGTATAAAGAGGATTATTCAGCTATCTATCCCATCCGGCTCTTTGTGCGTGGTAATGAGTACGAGCTTTGGGGATTGTTCAAGAGCGATCTGCACCTCCTCGGCACTGGGGATAACGAGAGGGCTCCCTTGTTCCTCCTGGGCTCCGATAACCTCGGTCGGGATTGTCTATCGCGCATCTTTCACGGGGCGCGCGTCAGCCTGACGGTTGGGCTGATCGGCGTGGGGCTTTCCTTCTTCCTGGGGCTGATCCTCGGAGGGATAGCGGGATACTTTGGCGGCGTCGTGGACGAAGTCATTATGCGGGTGATTGATGTGCTGGTTTCGTTGCCGACGATCCCTCTATGGATGTCACTGGCGGCCGCCTTACCACAAGACTGGCCGCAACTGCGTGTCTATTTCTATATCACGATCATCCTCTCAGTCCTAGGCTGGACCACGCTAGCCCGCACCGTACGCGGCAAGATGCTCAGCCTCCGTGAGGAAGACTACATCTTGGCCGCCAAGCTGGACGGTGAAAGCGAGTGGCGCATCATCACCAGTTACATGTTGCCTGGGTTTGCCAGCTATATCATCGTCTCATTGACGATTTCCATCCCAGGGATGATCCTGGGAGAGACAGCCCTGAGCTTCCTGGGCATCGGCCTGCGTGAGCCGACCATTAGCTGGGGAGTGATGTTGCAAGACGCCCAAAACTTGCAGACCATCTCCCAATTGCCGTGGTTGCTCTGGCCGGTGGCCTTTGTGGTCACGGCGGTGCTCATGTTCAATTTCCTGGGGGACGGCTTACGTGACGCCGCCGATCCGTACGTTGCATAA